A segment of the Ammospiza caudacuta isolate bAmmCau1 chromosome 2, bAmmCau1.pri, whole genome shotgun sequence genome:
ctggggtGCTGGTGTCACTGGTGGTTTTCCATCCAGCTGTGGGGCTGTAATTCCTAAACTCAACGTCAGTCGTGGTTCCAGGATCCCATCCTGGCTCTAGGGGTGACACTGGGCAGCTGTTCCTCACCTCTTCCACTGCCCAACCAAAACCCTGAGTGCTGCTTGTCCCCTGGCCTGACCaggtccctgctgtgtcccctcaatcccaaatccctgctgtgAAGGTCCCGGCTTGGCTGCCAGAAAGGCTCCCTGGTCCCCATGGAGAGCTGCCCTTCTGCCCATCCCAAAAATCAGGGTGAaactgaggatgctgggtgtCCCTCCCATGTGGCTGGAGAGGTTGGGATATTCCCTGGGCTCTTCTCAGCCTCATTCCCAAGGTTTAAACTCCAATTCCTGAGGGTTTTGCACCATGTTTCTAACTTGGCCAGGCCCAGGGGACTGGTGCATGTTGGAAAGGGGTAGAAATCCTGCAAAGGGTTTCATCCTCCTTAATCTTGCATCCACCTCTTGAGCATCCCTGTGGTGCCCTCTGCTGCCAAGAATTCCCTTAAAAGCCTCTGCATTGTGGGGTTCACCCAGCCAAAAAAGATCCAGCCACTTCCCcccaaattaaattaaaagaattaaACTTTCCCCTTCTCCCAAACCCGGAATTTCTGCAGCCGGCTCCCTGTGGAGATTTGGGACGGGGAAGCTCTTCTAATGGCCCAGGGAACCTTTGCTGATGGGAATTGGGTGCTGTGGGGTTCTGGAGAGGGTTTTGGGAGGCTCTGAAGCACGTGGGGGTTGTTTAATGCAGAAGCTGGGGCCGGGAGCAGGGCACGTGTGGGAGTCTGTCCCTCTGGCAAGGCTGAGGGCGCTCAGGGCAGGGtccaaggcagggctggggagcgAAGGGAGGCCGCGGCTCGGTTTGGCAGCCACTAGAACCAGCAGGGCATCCACATGAAGGAGCCCAGGGCGGCGCCGGTGGCGGCCCCggccagcagccccagcgccATCTGGTCCCCGGAGACGCGGTAGGGATCCTCGCGCACGATGACGTGGGTCACCCCGGGAGCTGCGGGGCAGAGGGTGTCAGCAGGGGAATGTGGCCTCAGCCACCCCTCCCCGGGGCCAGCGGGCCACCCACCTCCGTACTGGGGGCCGTAGTGGCCGGAGCTGATGTAGGCGGCCTGGTGCGAGTCCAGGGGCACCGTCTGGTAGTAGTCGTCGTCGTAGGGGTCGTACACGTGCACCTGCAGCGGCGGGTGGGGACTGTGGGGTCAGCTCCCCGGGGGGGACGGGCTtctggggctcagggctggggagtGACAGCGGCCCcaagggctggggacagcctgtgCTCGGGCCGCCCTGACTCTGCCCCTTCCTTGTCACCTTGACAGTGGCCCCATCACCTTAATGGTGTCCATGTCACCTTAACAGTGTCCCTGCCACTTCAACAGTGTCCTCGTAACCTTAACAGTGTCTCCATCACCTTAATAGTGTCCCTGCCACCTTAACTCTGCTCCCATTCCCttcacctgtccctgtcaccttaACTGTGCCTCTGTGACTTTGTGTCCGTGTCATCTTAACAGTGTTCCTGACACCTCAACTCTGCTCCCATACCCttcacctgtccctgtcaccttaACCATGCCCATGTCACCTTAACAGTGTCCCCATTCCCCTCAACTGTGTCCTTATAACCATAACATCGTCCCTGTCATCTTAGCTGTGTCCCTGTGACCTCAACTCTGCTCCTGTTGCCTCTaactgtccctgtcaccttAACTGTGTGCCCTTGTCACCTTACCTGTGTTCCACCACATCAACTCTGCCCACTTAatggtgtccctgtcaccttaACAATGTCCTgacctgtgtccctgtcaccttaACCCTCCTCCCGTCACGCTCCACAAGTGCACAGGGTCACCGTGGCTCTGTCACCTGCCATCAGTGGTGGCATCCAACCCCTCCCCTCCTTGTGCCCTGAGGCTGCACTGTGGGTGTTGGGGAGCCCCCCAAGCTCAGGGTTGGGGTAACCTCTCCCTGCCCAAATGCAGAATCCCAAATCCCGTGCCAGGAcggtgtccctgctcaggggacAAAGCCTCACCGGGGTGGATTTagcctccagcacagccatctTCCAAGCACTGCAAATAAAACAGAGTTACTAATTTTTGGTGGGTGCTGGAGGGGTGGGAATTGtccccttcctccccacagGGACCTGAATGTGGCACTGTTCTTTAATTCCCTGTTAAATGAGTTCTGGGCCAACAGCTGGGATTGGGAATGTGCCGGGAGGTACCTGACaccacagggatgggcacagggtgCCACCACAGGGTGGCCCTGGCTAAAATAAGGGCAGGCAGGAAAATGACACCTAAATTTGGGGGGAAGAACACATAATGGATGGATTTCCACTCAGCTGAGATAAAGCTCAGTTGATGAAGTTCTGCTTGGCATGTATCCCTCCATCCAAGTTCAGCTGAATGTTTGCCACTGctaacttttaaaattcttatttaaaaaaaaatcaaatcttataatttattttaaatttaatttataatttttttttttagaaataaatagagtGGAACAGTGCTAAAAAGAGCAATTTGCCTCTAGCCAGTGAGGGCTTCACATTCAGactttttatttccaaataatGATGAAACCCTTCTCAGTCAGCCCAAGAGGGGATTTCTTATCCACGAGGAGACTCCCCCATCAGGAGATGGACTGCTCAAAACCAGCTGCTTTTGGCTGTGGGTTATTCAGCGAGAGCCCCAAATCTCCTTTTGCCCTGCAAGGGTGTTTGAGAACGGGGGCTGGGGGCCGGTTTAGCCGAGGGGAGCAGgccagggctctcctgcagcccgGGTCCCTTCCGGGCTGGGAGAATTGGGCTGGAAAAGTCGCTTACACGGCGTCGTCCTCGCTCTCGGCACACAGCGTGGTCTTGGAGCCGTCCCGCAGCACCACGGTCAGCAGGCACTCGCGGCTCCTCCCCTCGGGCGGCTGCACGTCTGcaagggaagggatggagggatggggtGGCATCCAGCCGGGGCCGGGAGGTGTCCCACAGAGCTTCCCGGGCTCCACATCCCTCCTGGCGCAAGAGCAATGTGCCATTCCCTGCCTGGATGGAAATTAGCCCTGGGATTCGTTTTGGCTCCGTCTCCTGGTGGAGGATGCAGTCAGGCTCTCACAGGGTGAAAGCCAGCACAAGGAATGAGCTGATGGGCAGAAACCTCCGCCCCCGTGGCAGAAGGAACATGGAAGGGCAGCAAAATGCCAAAATTCTGCTCGAGGCCACGAGGCTGAGCTGCCTTTGCTTTGAACTTGGTGGAGCGCTCCCAAATTTTGTGGGAACGGGAGATGCTCATTGCTGGAGCGGGATCATGAGCTCCAGCAAGGGCAAAATCTTCAATCCCGGAGGTTTGTGTGTGTTGCCCCTCTGAGGCCTGGCAGGAGCGTgtggagagcacagagctgtgggatTGTGCTCCCACGGCCGCTCCCAGCCCCAGAAAGGCGCTTTGTGCGGCGGCGTGGGCTGCGGGGCCCGCCAAGCTGCTGCTTTGTTCCCTTGTTTGTGCGAGACACGAGCGATGAGTCAGGGCCGTGGGATCCTGTTTGTTACAAGCACTAACCAGGAGGAGagttcctccttccttccttccttccttccttccttgctccttccttccctccttcccccaggaAAAGCAGTGGCCGAGACCATCCAGGgtctcccagctgggagcaagGAGGGGTGCACGGGGCAGCCTGGGGTGATTaatgggttattttgggggtctGCTGGATGTGCAGAGCCGGAGCCTTGTTTAAGAGGGGTGCAGCCACACATGGGATGGGGTTGGGAAGGCAGGGCCCGGAGCAGGGGCTCGGCTCACCTTTGCACTCGCGGCCGATCCGCACGTCCCGGCAGCTGTACTTGATGTGGATCCGGCCGTCCATGTCCCGCTGTGTCTCATCATGGTAGTAAACCAGGCTGCCATCCAGGTAGAGCACGAACCAGTTCCTCTTCCAGCGGCGCAGGATGGAGCCTGgtgggacagggagcagctgcaggagcccagcagggccagtgGGATGCAGCCAGCACACTCGCAAGACCCCATCTCATTCCCCAAACGTGGATCCCTCCTGGGCCACCTGTGCCTGGCAcgagcagccagggcagcgtGAGCAGGTGGCTGTAAGCGGGGAAGGGCTGCCAAAAAAGCCATCAGGGCGCTGGGTGCTGCCCTGCCGAGGCACGGGAGCGGATCCAGCCCCGGGCACGGAGCCGTGCGTGCCCTCATGGCAGGcagcccctctctctctgcGCTGACGCAAATCCGCGAGCGGCTGAGCCGCGATCTCCCTGTGGATTACCCGCCCAGCTCGGggctcctggtgtcccccacCCCCCACCTCTTCCCAGCAAACCTCCCCAGGTGTTTCTGGGGAGCTCCCAACCCGGAAAGCTCGAGGGTGGCACTTACTCTGGCGCCAAACCCAACCGCTCTTCACCAGCGCCATGGCTGCCACGGGCTTCGCTGGATCTGCTGGGATGGGAACAACAACGGGGgtgaaacagcagctcctgcctcgcCCCCGCCTCTGGCCATGGCTCCCACCTCCCCACAGCCTCCGGCGCTGGGATTCACCCTTGCTGCTCCCGGTGTTTCTGGGGGATGAGCTCAGCGCCCGGGTTCATCGGGGTTAGGCAGACGTGGGGTTTGGTCATGTGGGAAACGTGGGAGGGAAGCGCTGCGGCCACCTTGCCTCCTGCCTTAATCTCATTGGGATTTAGGGATTAGCGGCCTGGAGGTAAGGGCAGAAATCTGGGCTGGCCGTGAAAGCAGGCAGtgcctccccacagccccagtaACTTTCCATGCTGAACGACACCTCCACTTGTTTATTTTCCCTGCCTGGATGGAAATTAGTCCTTAATAAGGCCATGAAGTCATCGCTCCCCAGGTCCCTGAGCAGAGCCAAcaccccaggggcaggcaggagcaatTCCCTGGCCATGGCTCCTGTATCCCCCGTATCCGCTGGgaatcccagctcccagtgaCGGGAGCTTGGCACCCTGGCATGGCCTCCGGGACCTCCCACCAGCTCCGGGGGCACGGCAAGGCACAAACACCCCCCAGCAATCTGTGCCTGCCTTACCGAGTGCCTGAACCCCTGAGCATCCAGCTCCCCGTGGAGTTTGCAGCCCCGCTGCCATCACCCGTACTGCCACATCCCCGGGAAATCCCAGCCCATGGATGCCCCCATCCCTTGGCACACCCCTGTGCACTCACCCTCATCCCGCTGTGCTCACAACCCTCGGTACCCGCATCTGCTGCCCTCATCCCGCACCCCTGACATCTTCCCCCCCCTCCATACCCGAATTTTGCGGCCAAATTTCGCGGCGCGGTTCCTCCCCCCTCAGCACCCTGAGCTCCGAGCCCCGTCCCCGCGGCCGTGTCCCATCCCCGCTCCCCGTGCCGGCGCCCCGCGCATCCCTCACCGGGCGGAGGCGGCGGTGCCGCTGCGGGGTGCGCTGcgctccgctcccgccgccgggcccggctctgcccgcccgcccgcgcggCTCGCCGGGAGCTGTAGTCCGGCACGGCCGtccccggcgctgcccgccgCCAAAAGCCCGCTTTGCACGCATCTAGCCCCTCTTTCCCGACATTTAGCCCCAAAAAGCCGCTGCCCGCCGGGGATGTCCGCGCTTCATCCAGCCGCTCCCATCCATCgctctctctgtcccctcaaATCCCCCTTTTCCCCGTTTCCACCCAGCAGTGCGGGTGCCCAGCCCAAATTTGGGAATCCgtgggggagctgctgcccctcaccgagctgggcacagggagcgaTGCCCAAAATTCTCAGTTTTTTCCTGAGAATGGCTCTGAGGAGGTGTTTCATGCCGAAGTAAACCAGGAAAAGTTTCAAGCATCAAAGTGCTCATCTGAAATAAATTTCCGAGTGGAGTGAGGAATCCTCTGGGTCAAAATCAAAGCTTGTCCTGTCTCCTGCTGGAATTAGAACTCTCCTGGGCTGTGGGACATGAGGTTGGATTATTTGGGGAAGTCAAGACACAAATcaggtgacagctgtaaataaAAGATGTTTATTGAGCACAGTGAACACTTTAttcatttatatatatgtatatatatatgttttctATTCCAGCACGTTTTTCAGTGTGAAgccctttcccctcctctccctccctggctgGCTTTACTTCCTTTTTTAGAAGGAATTAAATTAATCCAGCAGCCTGCTGGATGATCCCAAAGCAGTTAAAAGGGAATCTCCTCCTCAGCCAGCCCACACTCACAGCCTTGTGCGTGGCTGTGTGGCTGCAAAACATCCTGGTGCTGCAGAATATTCCCAGAATCAGGGAAATTGTTTGAAAATCCTGCTGTGACAGAGATTTTGTCCTGCCACAAGTCCAGAAAAAAGTTCCCTGAGGATTTGGGCTGAAATTTGGATTTATCCACTGGCTTGGGCTGCCTCTCTATACAGACATTAATTGGAATTAATTGTTGTCAAAATTTCCCATTGTGGTTTTCCTCTTGGGAAGGAAACAGTGCTGTTTTGAGATTTTGAGGGGGGCTTTGTCTATTATTTTTTGCCAACTagggtgtgatttttttttaaatgttaaatagGATAAATTATTTGGGTGGAAATGGTGACCCAAAGAGCCAGGAAATGTTTTCCAGCCAGCAAAAGGAGAGGATTCCACGTGGGAATACACTCTCAGAAGAGCCAGATCCTggatttccccccattttccatAGCAACTGGGGGTTGTTTAATAAAATCCATGGACTTCGATGcctctggtttgtttttcctccagctctgcctgctggggaTCTCCCCCGTTTTAGGAATTTCCCAAACTCTTCCCACGTCTCAGGAATCCCTGTCTTCCACATGGGGTCTCCCCAGGTtccagggagctgtggagaCGGGAGCTCAGGGGGTTCAGAGCTGAACGTGGGGACAGAATTTGCTGTTCCTGTCATCCCCACCACGGGGACCGGTGGGCACCTGGttaaacaccccaaaatccctgcgGAGGCTCCGTTTCCTGTAGCTGAGCGTGTCCCTTTGGAATGCTGCAGGAGAAAGGCACAAGGACAGACGTTCCCTCCGGCATGTTCATCCCGACCCAGGGCAGGGATCGGACCCTGGGTAGCCCGGTCGCCATTCCCCGGTTCCCGGGGGAGGCGTTCCACACCCACAGCTCTCGTCgcccccaaaaccagcagcGAAACACACGGAACCGCTGTTGTGAGGGATCTGGGGAGGGTCAGTCCCTGAGTGAGACCCACGGGGttctccatcccttcccaaacactcctgtcctgccctgagcagcGTGAGGGGCGGCTGCGGCTGTGAGGGCAGGGGGGCAGCGCCCCGTGAGGGcggcgggcacggccgggccccgccgctccccgctccCCTCCCGCTCCCGGCCCGAGGCCCTGCGCTCTCCAGGCGACCCGGGAAGGGTGTCCCGGAGCCGGGATAAGCTCGCGGATGGCCGTGGAGCCCCGCCCGGCGGATCCCGGGGGGATTCCCGTCGCGGCCTTCTGCCTCCCGTCAGCCTTCGCGCACTACAGCTCCCGTCATGCATCGCTGAACTACAACTCCCGCCATGCCCGGTGGCTCTACCCCTGTCGTACTACACCTCCCAGCACGCCCCGCGCCCGTCCGGGCCCTGTCGCCTTATGTCCTTCCCCCGACGCCCGCATGGACTACACTACCCATGACCCCTCGCGCGGAGCGGCCAGCGGCAggccgcggcggcggggcgcggAGCATGCCGGGAGCTGTAGTCCCCGCAGCGCCGGCGGCTGTAACGGTCCCGCTGGTGGTACTGCCCCCCCTACCCCCCCCCATTCCCGGCTGGCGGCTGCGGGAGCAgcgggaagaggaggaggaggaggagagggagagggagagctgctgcaccGGCACaggggccgccgccgcccgagCAGCCGCAGGTAAGGCGAGGGGAAGGCGAGGGGGGACAGCGGCGGGTGACAGCGGCGGGAACGGGGTGGCGGCGTGCGGGGATGGAGGGGGCTGCGcagggagggggcggcggggcagCATCCCGCAGCCGCGGGCGGGGGCAGCGCGGAGCGGAGCCCCGGGGCGGGGGGAGCCCCTGatccccgtgtcccccggggctgccgccgtgtccctgcagagcccgaTCTCCCCGGGGCTCTGCCGGGTGTCCCCCTGTCCTATCCCCGGACCGCGCCGTGTGTCCCCGTCCATGCCCCGGCGGTGCCCCCAGCGCAGCCTGTTGCCCCCAAACCCGCTGTGCCCCCCATTGCAGGGCCGTGCCCCCGCTCCAGGCTCTGCCCGTCCCCGGGAGCCCCGGACGGGATGCCCGCGCTGGGGGTGCCCCGGGATGGGCGAGCGCCCCGGGATGTGCCCGGGGCACGTGGGGCCGGGAGGCGCGGGGGCATCGCCGGCAACTCCGGGCTGAGCCCGTCCCGCAGCCCTGCCGGGGGGAACGGGGCTGAAACGGGGATAAAATGGGAGAAAACGGGATGAAACGGCGATAAAATGGTTAAAGGCTGCGCGGAGCGGGGGGATGCCGGCGCAGCATCCACAGGAATGAAAGCAGGGACGTCCAGGTTGGGAAATGCAAGGCGGCGGTGGGATTCTCTGCCTGGATAAAATGCCTGTTCCGCTCGGTTTTTTATATGAAAATGTGGATTGTTCCCCccccttgccttttttttaataacgATTGCTCGCACGCTCTGTTGCTGGCATTGTGGCGTTCCGGGCAGCGAAGTCCGTCGCTATATTGTGGGGGAATAACGCCAAAAAGGAGCTCGGTTCCTGTCCTTTATAGAAAGCAGGGGAGCCTGGAAGTatggaaatgaaataaatattcattAGCAGAAAGAGGTTTGCACCgggttgggtttttgggggcgTTTTTGCCCCCTCACTGCACACGgtgatgggattttgggttaTGGTTTGTATTTCCATAGGCtgagttttatttatttggtgcTCATTATTGTCAAGTGCAGAAAAATGAGCAGGTTGagggtatttttttcccccctcttctGGACAAAGACATGTTGTGCTAAGCAGAAAGAAACCCCAGAAAGGttctatttctgttttaatcAGAATATGATTTAAGATGCAgtggtgtgtttatttttgctgCTAAATAGTGATGGAGGAAGtcagagcctttttttttttgtgtgtgtgtgtgtgtttttttttaaaggaatgtgAATGATGGAAACATCTTTAGGGAAACATTTTGCTGGACTTGATTGCATCAACTGCattatttcataaaatgtgAGCTGTGAAGTGGTTGTTGATTAGAACTCAAATTGAGGAGCGATGTTGAGCAAtgtaaagaaaaaggaaattagtATGAAGAGGCCAaatgcttattttcttttttttccctccagttcTTTCTGGTTCTGAATTTTAACTGTTTCATGGATTCTCCTGACCCTTATGGTTGAGTctgtttgaaaaaaaacaacccaaacaacAACTATGATGTGTATATTTATTCTTGTTATACATACATAGTTATTAAAAGGACTGATATC
Coding sequences within it:
- the PLEKHB1 gene encoding pleckstrin homology domain-containing family B member 1; the protein is MALVKSGWVWRQSSILRRWKRNWFVLYLDGSLVYYHDETQRDMDGRIHIKYSCRDVRIGRECKDVQPPEGRSRECLLTVVLRDGSKTTLCAESEDDAVAWKMAVLEAKSTPVHVYDPYDDDYYQTVPLDSHQAAYISSGHYGPQYGAPGVTHVIVREDPYRVSGDQMALGLLAGAATGAALGSFMWMPCWF